One window of Ralstonia pickettii DTP0602 genomic DNA carries:
- a CDS encoding ureidoglycolate lyase, with translation MKLVRVGNPGAERPGVIDAEGRVRDLSGVVGDIDAAQLAPAALEALARVDPASLPVIDDARFGVPWTGIGKIVAIGLNYADHAAEAGMPLPAEPIVFLKANSSLNGPNDAVMLPFGSEKTDWEVELGVVIGTTARNVSREEALRHVAGYCVVNDVSEREFQIERGGTWDKGKGCDTFCPAGPWLVTRDEVADPQALGLWLEVNGERVQKGTTATMVFDVATVVSYVSRFMTLLPGDLIATGTPPGVGMGFKPPRFLKAGDTMRLGVDGLGVQTQKVVAYGER, from the coding sequence ATGAAACTGGTTCGAGTAGGCAACCCCGGCGCCGAGCGCCCGGGCGTGATCGATGCAGAAGGCCGAGTGCGCGACCTGTCCGGCGTGGTGGGCGATATCGATGCGGCGCAACTGGCGCCCGCGGCGCTGGAAGCGCTCGCCAGGGTCGACCCGGCATCGCTGCCGGTGATCGACGACGCGCGCTTCGGCGTGCCGTGGACGGGTATCGGCAAGATCGTGGCGATTGGCCTGAACTATGCCGACCACGCCGCCGAGGCCGGCATGCCGCTGCCGGCCGAGCCGATCGTGTTCCTGAAGGCCAACAGCTCGCTGAACGGCCCCAACGACGCGGTGATGCTGCCGTTCGGCTCGGAAAAGACCGACTGGGAGGTGGAGCTGGGCGTGGTCATCGGCACCACCGCGCGCAATGTCTCGCGCGAAGAGGCGCTGCGCCACGTGGCCGGCTACTGCGTGGTCAACGACGTGTCCGAGCGCGAGTTCCAGATCGAGCGCGGCGGCACCTGGGACAAGGGCAAGGGCTGCGACACCTTCTGCCCGGCCGGCCCGTGGCTGGTGACGCGCGACGAGGTGGCCGACCCGCAGGCGCTGGGCCTGTGGCTGGAGGTCAACGGCGAGCGCGTGCAGAAGGGCACCACCGCCACCATGGTCTTCGACGTGGCGACCGTGGTCAGCTATGTCAGCCGCTTCATGACACTGCTGCCAGGCGACCTGATCGCGACCGGCACGCCGCCGGGGGTGGGCATGGGTTTCAAGCCGCCGCGCTTCCTGAAGGCGGGCGACACCATGCGGCTCGGTGTGGACGGGCTTGGCGTGCAGACGCAGAAGGTGGTGGCGTACGGCGAGCGGTGA
- a CDS encoding GntR family transcriptional regulator, giving the protein MVHFPILVTSVTQTLSKTTRLRTLGMSAEIAVRLRTMIEEGELPPGARIDERAFCEAFDVSKTPLREALKVLVSEGLVLHRQYIGYRVAPLDLEELRATFETLHGLEALAGELAARRLGDAALNKLERRHQAMIDAHAGGRRTDYFRINQEIHQIIIDGAGNPVLAGIYATLMSKVHRARGAANADTIRWQESHEEHEAIMAALREPGRPRLAQVLRQHSENTAKEVLSVVARSLAEAGARDTTLKQTA; this is encoded by the coding sequence GTGGTGCATTTCCCCATTCTGGTGACGTCTGTGACACAAACGCTTTCAAAAACCACGCGCCTGCGCACGCTCGGCATGTCGGCTGAAATTGCCGTGCGGCTGCGCACCATGATCGAAGAGGGCGAACTGCCGCCCGGCGCGCGGATCGACGAACGGGCCTTCTGCGAGGCCTTCGACGTTTCCAAGACGCCGCTGCGCGAGGCGCTCAAGGTGCTGGTGTCCGAGGGGCTGGTGCTGCACCGGCAGTACATCGGCTACCGGGTGGCGCCGCTGGACCTGGAGGAACTGCGCGCCACCTTCGAAACCCTGCACGGGCTGGAGGCGCTGGCCGGCGAGCTGGCGGCGCGACGGCTGGGCGACGCCGCCCTGAACAAGCTCGAGCGGCGCCACCAGGCCATGATCGACGCGCATGCCGGGGGCCGGCGTACCGACTATTTCCGCATCAACCAGGAAATCCACCAGATCATCATCGACGGCGCCGGCAACCCGGTGCTGGCCGGCATCTACGCCACGCTGATGAGCAAGGTGCACCGCGCGCGCGGCGCCGCCAATGCGGATACGATCCGCTGGCAGGAGTCGCATGAGGAACACGAAGCCATCATGGCCGCGCTGCGCGAGCCCGGCCGGCCGCGCTTGGCGCAGGTGCTGCGCCAGCATTCCGAGAACACCGCGAAAGAGGTGCTGAGCGTGGTGGCGCGCTCGCTGGCAGAGGCCGGTGCGCGCGATACCACACTCAAGCAAACCGCCTGA
- a CDS encoding amidohydrolase (K01451: hipO; hippurate hydrolase [EC:3.5.1.32]): MSEHAPELESYLGTTLKSSPLMRQYCALTDTLDSRAELEAIRRNIHQHPELAFDEVRTSGLVASLLETWGYTVTRAVGGTGVVGTLKCGQGGRSVGIRADMDALPIYERSGLPYASVNEGRMHACGHDGHTAILLGAAKQLARTRNFDGTVHLIFQPAEEIGAGGGAERMLADGLFERFPCDAIFGLHNHPGMEQGTFLFRSGPFMAACDTVTITIRGKGGHAARPHQSIDPILVAGSLVMALQSVVSRYVDPNETAVVTIGTLHAGHAPNVIPDSARMEISVRSFSPEVRASLENRIRQLATAHAEGYGAIAEIDYVRGYPVLVNSERETEFARQVAEELVGADKVVGQAARIAGSEDFAYFLQERPGCFVRLGNGANQPLLHNAGYDFNDENLTVGAAYWTRLVERYLGR; encoded by the coding sequence ATGTCTGAGCACGCCCCCGAGCTCGAGTCTTACCTCGGCACCACCCTCAAGTCCTCCCCGCTGATGCGCCAGTACTGCGCGCTGACCGACACCCTGGACAGCCGCGCGGAACTCGAGGCCATCCGGCGCAATATCCACCAGCATCCCGAACTTGCCTTCGACGAAGTCCGGACTTCCGGTCTGGTCGCCAGCCTGCTGGAGACGTGGGGCTACACGGTCACGCGCGCGGTGGGCGGCACCGGCGTGGTTGGCACGCTCAAATGCGGGCAGGGCGGGCGCAGTGTCGGCATCCGCGCCGACATGGATGCGCTGCCGATCTACGAGCGCAGCGGGCTGCCTTACGCCAGCGTCAATGAGGGCCGCATGCACGCCTGCGGGCACGACGGCCACACCGCGATCCTGCTGGGCGCGGCCAAGCAGCTGGCGCGCACGCGCAACTTTGACGGCACGGTGCACCTGATCTTCCAGCCGGCCGAGGAAATCGGCGCGGGCGGCGGCGCCGAGCGCATGCTGGCCGACGGCCTGTTCGAGCGTTTCCCGTGCGACGCGATCTTCGGGCTGCACAACCATCCGGGCATGGAGCAGGGCACCTTTCTGTTCCGCTCGGGCCCGTTCATGGCGGCCTGCGACACGGTCACCATCACCATCCGCGGCAAGGGCGGCCACGCGGCGCGCCCGCATCAGTCGATCGACCCGATCCTGGTGGCCGGCAGCCTGGTGATGGCGCTGCAGTCGGTGGTGTCGCGCTATGTCGACCCGAACGAGACCGCGGTAGTGACCATCGGCACGCTGCACGCCGGCCACGCCCCCAACGTGATCCCCGACAGCGCGCGCATGGAGATCAGCGTGCGCTCGTTCAGCCCGGAAGTGCGCGCCTCGCTGGAAAACCGGATCCGCCAGCTTGCCACCGCGCATGCCGAGGGCTATGGCGCGATCGCCGAGATCGACTATGTGCGCGGCTACCCGGTGCTGGTCAACAGCGAGCGCGAAACCGAGTTCGCGCGGCAGGTGGCCGAGGAACTGGTCGGCGCCGACAAGGTGGTGGGGCAGGCCGCGCGCATTGCGGGCAGCGAGGACTTTGCCTACTTCCTGCAGGAGCGGCCAGGTTGCTTCGTGCGTCTGGGCAACGGCGCCAACCAGCCGCTGCTGCATAACGCGGGCTATGACTTCAACGACGAGAACCTGACCGTGGGTGCGGCTTACTGGACGCGGCTGGTGGAGCGGTACCTGGGGCGGTGA
- a CDS encoding major facilitator transporter (K08194: dgoT; MFS transporter, ACS family, D-galactonate transporter) produces the protein MQTTSRATVLTEAKTSVRWKIFLMMLFLIAINYIDRASLSVAMPLIAKEFDLSPTMQGLILSSFFWTYALMQVPGGMLADKYKPRIVIATATVFWGIAQAVAAFTTNATSLLLTRLGLGAAEAPIYPAGGKLNAIWMTQNERGRGATLLDGGAPLGAALGAIIITWLIATLGSWRLAFIVAGVGTVLAGVVAWYYVRNSPREHRGVNELEARYIEEAQANEHRAEPANLSGRSLDFFKYRSVWCMAIGWMCFNTVFYGLLTWMPNYLNKVHGFDIKQMGGASFIIFFSGFVGELIGGWIADKWKEAGGRPNVVMRTLFGIAAVVATASIFSVAYVSDPIVVVVLLSSTLFFLRWCGLFWCVPSMLGTRNKVGFLGGVMNLGGNIGGITVPIIVGMIVQFTGSYFLALMFFAAAGVGLLLASTAIDYETKIPV, from the coding sequence ATGCAAACGACAAGCCGGGCGACAGTGCTTACGGAGGCCAAGACCTCCGTGCGCTGGAAGATTTTTCTGATGATGCTGTTCCTCATCGCGATCAACTACATCGATCGCGCCTCGCTCTCGGTGGCGATGCCGCTGATCGCCAAGGAGTTCGACCTCAGTCCCACCATGCAGGGCCTGATCCTCAGTTCGTTTTTCTGGACCTATGCGCTGATGCAGGTGCCGGGCGGCATGCTTGCCGACAAGTACAAGCCGCGCATCGTGATTGCCACCGCCACCGTGTTCTGGGGCATTGCCCAGGCGGTCGCGGCCTTCACCACCAACGCCACCTCGCTGCTGCTGACCCGGCTCGGCCTGGGCGCTGCCGAAGCGCCGATCTACCCGGCCGGCGGCAAGCTCAATGCGATCTGGATGACGCAGAACGAGCGCGGCCGCGGCGCCACCCTGCTCGACGGCGGCGCGCCGCTGGGCGCGGCGCTCGGCGCCATCATCATCACGTGGCTGATCGCCACGCTGGGCTCATGGCGGCTGGCCTTCATCGTGGCCGGCGTGGGCACCGTGCTGGCCGGCGTGGTGGCGTGGTACTACGTGCGCAATTCGCCGCGCGAGCACCGCGGCGTCAACGAACTGGAAGCCCGCTATATCGAGGAAGCGCAGGCCAATGAGCACCGCGCCGAACCGGCCAACCTGTCCGGCCGCTCGCTGGACTTCTTCAAGTACCGCTCGGTGTGGTGCATGGCGATCGGCTGGATGTGCTTCAACACCGTGTTCTACGGCCTGCTGACCTGGATGCCCAACTACCTGAACAAGGTGCACGGCTTCGACATCAAGCAGATGGGCGGCGCCAGCTTCATCATCTTCTTCAGCGGCTTCGTCGGCGAACTGATCGGCGGCTGGATCGCCGACAAGTGGAAGGAAGCCGGCGGGCGCCCCAATGTGGTGATGCGCACGCTGTTCGGCATTGCCGCGGTGGTGGCGACGGCCTCGATCTTCTCGGTGGCCTACGTCAGCGATCCGATCGTGGTGGTCGTGCTGCTGTCGTCGACGCTGTTCTTCCTGCGCTGGTGCGGCCTGTTCTGGTGCGTGCCGTCGATGCTGGGGACGCGCAACAAGGTCGGCTTCCTGGGCGGCGTGATGAACCTGGGCGGCAATATCGGCGGCATCACCGTGCCGATCATCGTCGGCATGATCGTGCAGTTCACCGGCTCGTA